A genomic segment from Lytechinus variegatus isolate NC3 chromosome 10, Lvar_3.0, whole genome shotgun sequence encodes:
- the LOC121422185 gene encoding growth factor receptor-bound protein 2-like isoform X2, producing MEYVAQFDFTPSKDDQDELGFKKGDVLKVTKREDRHWLFAHIGPKRGLVPENYLKPEEHKWYNGGLTRKMAEEKLMDLEDGAFLVRDSESTPGKGNFSLSVKFQNAVQHFKILTDQSGKYFLWVVKFLSVNELVNYHKKHSVSRSQTIVLQEPYDIEKDEQLLQQREPANQFQQREYEKCKALYNFDSQDPSELSFQQNEIITLIARQHDDWWKGEIRTAAGVRSGIFPKNYVKVLDPHMH from the exons ATGGAGTACGTGGCACAGTTTGACTTTACGCCATCAAAGGATGATCAGGATGAACTTGGCTTCAAGAAAGGCGACGTATTGAAG gtAACAAAGAGAGAAGACCGGCATTGGTTGTTCGCTCACATTGGTCCAAAGAGGGGATTAGTGCCAGAAAATTATCTTAAACCTGAAGAACACAA ATGGTATAATGGGGGACTCACAAGAAAAATGGCAGAGGAGAAACTTATGGACTTGGAAGACGGTGCCTTTTTGGTGAGAGATTCAGAAAGCACTCCTGGTAAAGGAAACTTCTCCCTCTCTGTCAA GTTTCAAAATGCAgtacaacatttcaaaattcttacAGATCAGTCTGGAAAATACTTCCTGTGGGTGGTCAAATTTCTCTCTGTAAATGAACTCGTAAATTATCACAAGAAACACTCAGTCAGTAGATCACAG ACTATCGTTCTCCAGGAACCATATGACATTGAAAAg GACGAACAGCTGCTTCAGCAGAGAGAACCG GCTAATCAGTTTCAACAGAGAGAG TACGAGAAGTGCAAGGCCTTATACAACTTTGATTCGCAAGATCCATCGGAGCTCTCCTTCCAGCAGAACGAGATAATCACCCTAATAGCAAGGCAGCACGACGACTGGTGGAAGGGTGAGATTAGAACAGCCGCTGGAGTCCGAAGTGGTATATTCCCCAAGAACTACGTAAAAGTGTTAGATCCTCACATGCACTAG
- the LOC121422185 gene encoding growth factor receptor-bound protein 2-like isoform X1, with translation MEYVAQFDFTPSKDDQDELGFKKGDVLKVTKREDRHWLFAHIGPKRGLVPENYLKPEEHKWYNGGLTRKMAEEKLMDLEDGAFLVRDSESTPGKGNFSLSVKFQNAVQHFKILTDQSGKYFLWVVKFLSVNELVNYHKKHSVSRSQTIVLQEPYDIEKDEQLLQQREPANQFQQREANQFQQREYEKCKALYNFDSQDPSELSFQQNEIITLIARQHDDWWKGEIRTAAGVRSGIFPKNYVKVLDPHMH, from the exons ATGGAGTACGTGGCACAGTTTGACTTTACGCCATCAAAGGATGATCAGGATGAACTTGGCTTCAAGAAAGGCGACGTATTGAAG gtAACAAAGAGAGAAGACCGGCATTGGTTGTTCGCTCACATTGGTCCAAAGAGGGGATTAGTGCCAGAAAATTATCTTAAACCTGAAGAACACAA ATGGTATAATGGGGGACTCACAAGAAAAATGGCAGAGGAGAAACTTATGGACTTGGAAGACGGTGCCTTTTTGGTGAGAGATTCAGAAAGCACTCCTGGTAAAGGAAACTTCTCCCTCTCTGTCAA GTTTCAAAATGCAgtacaacatttcaaaattcttacAGATCAGTCTGGAAAATACTTCCTGTGGGTGGTCAAATTTCTCTCTGTAAATGAACTCGTAAATTATCACAAGAAACACTCAGTCAGTAGATCACAG ACTATCGTTCTCCAGGAACCATATGACATTGAAAAg GACGAACAGCTGCTTCAGCAGAGAGAACCG GCTAATCAGTTTCAACAGAGAGAG GCTAATCAGTTTCAACAGAGAGAG TACGAGAAGTGCAAGGCCTTATACAACTTTGATTCGCAAGATCCATCGGAGCTCTCCTTCCAGCAGAACGAGATAATCACCCTAATAGCAAGGCAGCACGACGACTGGTGGAAGGGTGAGATTAGAACAGCCGCTGGAGTCCGAAGTGGTATATTCCCCAAGAACTACGTAAAAGTGTTAGATCCTCACATGCACTAG